The following proteins are encoded in a genomic region of Streptococcus cristatus AS 1.3089:
- a CDS encoding aminopeptidase — translation MVLPNFKENLEKYAKLLVANGINVQPGHTVALNIDVEQRELAHLIVKEAYALGTHEVIVQWADDLTTREKFLHAPMDRLDNVPEYKIAEMNYLLEKKASRLGVRSSDPGALNGVDAEKLSASAKAMGIAMKPMRIATQSNKVSWTVAAAAGTEWAKKVFPNAASDEEAVDLLWDQIFKTCRVYEDDPVAAWKAHEEKLGSKAKILNEEQFTALHYTAPGTDLILGMPKNHHWESAGSLNAQGEYFIANMPTEEVFSAPDFRRAEGYVTSTKPLSYNGNIIEGIKVTFKDGQIVDITAEKGDQVMKDLVFENAGARALGEVALVPDPSPISQSGITFFNTLFDENASNHLAIGAAYATSVVGGENFSEEELEAAGLNRSDVHVDFMIGSNQMNIDGIREDGSCVPIFRNGDWAI, via the coding sequence ATGGTTCTGCCAAATTTTAAAGAAAATCTAGAAAAATACGCTAAATTATTAGTTGCCAATGGCATCAATGTGCAGCCGGGTCACACAGTGGCGCTCAATATTGATGTGGAGCAGCGCGAGTTGGCTCACTTGATTGTCAAGGAGGCCTATGCTCTGGGGACTCACGAAGTTATCGTCCAGTGGGCGGATGATTTGACTACACGGGAGAAATTCCTCCATGCACCGATGGACCGCTTGGACAATGTCCCAGAATACAAGATTGCTGAGATGAACTATCTCCTTGAAAAGAAAGCCAGCCGCTTGGGCGTCCGTTCATCTGATCCAGGAGCTTTGAATGGCGTGGATGCTGAGAAATTATCAGCTTCTGCTAAGGCTATGGGGATAGCCATGAAGCCGATGCGAATCGCGACCCAATCCAATAAAGTCAGCTGGACAGTCGCTGCAGCAGCGGGTACAGAGTGGGCTAAGAAGGTCTTTCCAAATGCAGCCAGCGATGAGGAAGCAGTAGATTTGCTCTGGGATCAGATTTTCAAGACCTGCCGTGTCTATGAGGATGATCCAGTTGCAGCTTGGAAGGCCCATGAAGAAAAACTTGGCTCAAAAGCTAAGATCTTGAATGAGGAGCAATTCACTGCCTTACACTACACAGCTCCGGGCACAGACTTGATACTGGGCATGCCTAAGAACCATCACTGGGAGTCAGCAGGCAGTCTTAATGCTCAGGGTGAATATTTCATTGCCAATATGCCGACAGAAGAAGTCTTCTCAGCACCAGACTTCCGCCGAGCTGAAGGTTATGTGACCAGCACCAAGCCACTCAGCTATAATGGCAACATCATCGAAGGCATCAAGGTGACCTTCAAGGATGGCCAGATTGTGGACATTACTGCTGAAAAGGGCGACCAAGTTATGAAGGATCTTGTCTTTGAAAATGCTGGAGCGCGTGCCTTGGGTGAAGTAGCTCTTGTACCGGATCCAAGCCCGATTTCTCAGTCAGGCATTACTTTCTTTAACACTCTTTTTGATGAAAATGCTTCTAACCACTTGGCTATTGGTGCGGCCTATGCGACTAGTGTAGTCGGCGGAGAGAATTTCTCCGAAGAAGAGCTAGAAGCAGCAGGGCTCAACCGCTCAGATGTCCATGTGGACTTTATGATTGGCTCTAACCAGATGAATATTGACGGTATTCGTGAAGACGGTAGCTGTGTGCCAATCTTCCGTAATGGAGATTGGGCAATCTAA
- the rseP gene encoding RIP metalloprotease RseP: protein MQIITFIIIFGIIVVVHEFGHFYFAKKSGILVREFAIGMGPKIFAHIGKDGTAYTIRILPLGGYVRMAGWGEDSTEIKTGTPVSLTLNEEGKVVRINLSGKKIDQTALPMNVTSFDFEEKLEITGLVLDERKTYSVDHDATIVEEDETEVRIAPLDVQYQNATIWGRLITNFAGPMNNFILSIVVYSLLAFMQGGAVDYYSNHVQVVPQGVVAKAGLKDNDQIVQINEYKVSNWDELTDSVQKATRNKGKNPEVTITYERDGKTQKVTVQPEEDGGRYYIGVTNAVKTGFVDKLFSGVTDTWYTATRILTALKDIIFHFSLNKLGGPVAIYKASSQAAELGLPAILSLMAMLSINIGIFNLIPIPALDGGKILINLIELVRRKPLKQEVETYLTLAGVVVMVILMIAVTWNDIMKLFLK, encoded by the coding sequence ATGCAGATTATTACATTTATTATTATTTTTGGGATCATCGTGGTGGTTCATGAGTTTGGACATTTCTACTTTGCCAAAAAATCAGGTATTCTTGTTCGTGAGTTTGCCATTGGGATGGGCCCGAAAATCTTTGCTCATATTGGCAAGGACGGAACAGCCTACACGATTCGGATTCTGCCGCTAGGTGGATATGTCCGTATGGCTGGCTGGGGCGAGGATTCGACAGAAATCAAAACAGGTACGCCAGTCAGTCTAACTCTGAACGAAGAGGGAAAAGTCGTCCGCATCAATCTGTCTGGCAAGAAAATCGATCAGACGGCTCTGCCTATGAATGTGACCAGTTTTGATTTTGAAGAAAAACTGGAGATTACTGGGCTAGTCTTAGATGAAAGAAAGACTTATTCTGTCGATCACGATGCGACTATTGTTGAGGAAGATGAAACGGAAGTTCGGATTGCCCCGCTGGATGTCCAGTATCAAAATGCGACGATCTGGGGACGTCTCATCACCAATTTTGCTGGTCCGATGAACAACTTTATCTTAAGTATTGTCGTGTACTCTCTCCTTGCCTTTATGCAGGGAGGTGCAGTGGACTACTATAGCAACCATGTTCAAGTCGTTCCCCAAGGAGTGGTGGCTAAGGCTGGTTTGAAAGACAATGACCAGATCGTTCAAATCAATGAATACAAGGTCTCCAACTGGGATGAGTTGACAGATTCTGTCCAGAAGGCGACCCGTAACAAAGGAAAAAATCCAGAAGTAACGATTACCTATGAACGAGACGGGAAAACTCAAAAAGTGACGGTTCAACCAGAAGAAGATGGGGGACGGTATTATATCGGTGTGACCAATGCTGTCAAGACAGGCTTCGTAGATAAGCTTTTCTCAGGTGTGACAGATACCTGGTACACAGCAACTCGTATTTTGACGGCCTTGAAGGATATCATCTTCCACTTTAGTTTGAACAAGTTGGGTGGTCCGGTAGCGATCTACAAAGCTAGTTCGCAAGCTGCGGAGCTAGGACTTCCAGCTATCCTATCCTTGATGGCCATGCTGTCTATTAATATCGGAATCTTTAACTTGATTCCTATTCCGGCTTTGGATGGTGGGAAAATCTTAATCAATCTGATCGAGCTTGTTCGTAGAAAACCTCTTAAACAGGAGGTAGAAACCTACTTGACCCTTGCTGGAGTGGTGGTCATGGTTATCTTGATGATTGCTGTGACTTGGAACGATATCATGAAATTATTTTTGAAATAG
- a CDS encoding lipoprotein — protein sequence MKKILLASACLLTLTACSMPKQTKHENKPNQSQSQSKPKKEEKVKTKTFAYNMPNGYNNKIVTYYQKDKIRAFDFMATKPTQEDEQGKSPEEISNIYQEELKAGDFYDKFSKLDGVTLEIKVSEDKKTVAQVAHFDLSKAKEKQVMAALGETTKDNLFKKLKEKPEDFFAFLLSQGFTEE from the coding sequence GTGAAGAAAATTCTACTAGCCAGCGCCTGTCTGCTGACTTTGACTGCCTGCAGCATGCCTAAGCAAACTAAGCACGAAAACAAACCCAACCAAAGTCAGAGCCAAAGCAAGCCAAAAAAAGAAGAGAAAGTAAAAACCAAGACTTTTGCTTACAACATGCCTAACGGATACAATAATAAAATTGTTACTTATTATCAAAAAGATAAGATTCGAGCCTTCGATTTTATGGCTACGAAACCGACTCAAGAGGACGAGCAAGGTAAGAGTCCTGAAGAAATCAGCAACATTTATCAAGAAGAATTAAAAGCTGGTGACTTTTATGATAAATTCAGCAAGTTAGATGGAGTCACACTTGAAATCAAAGTTTCAGAGGACAAGAAAACCGTTGCACAAGTTGCCCACTTTGATCTCAGCAAAGCAAAAGAAAAACAAGTCATGGCTGCTTTAGGGGAAACAACTAAAGATAACCTATTCAAAAAGCTTAAGGAAAAGCCCGAAGATTTCTTTGCTTTTCTGCTATCTCAAGGATTCACAGAAGAATGA
- a CDS encoding proline--tRNA ligase: protein MKQSKMLIPTLREMPSDAQVISHALMLRAGYVRQVSAGVYSYLPLANRVIEKAKKIMREEFDKIGAVEMLAPALLSADLWRESGRYETYGEDLYKLKNREKSDFILGPTHEETFTSIVRDSVKSYKQLPLNLYQIQPKYRDEKRPRNGLLRTREFIMKDGYSFHANYDSLDVTYDEYKSAYEKIFTRSELDFKAIIGDGGAMGGKDSQEFMAITPARTDLDRWVVLDKSVASFDEIPAEVQEEIKAELLKWMVSGEDTIAYSSESSYAANLEMATNAYKPNKKVVTEAELVRVETPDCKTIDEVAAFLQIDTEETIKTLVYMADDKPVVALLVGNDQLNEVKLKNHLGADFFDVASEDQVRQLLGAGFGSLGPVNLPEGVTIIADRRVQDLSNAVAGANEDGYHLTGVNPGRDFSPEYVDIREVREGEVSPDGQGILKFARGIEIGHIFKLGTRYSDSMNANVLDENGRAVPMIMGCYGIGVSRLLSAVMEQHARLFVNKTPKGEFRYAWGINFPKELAPFDVHLIPVNVKDEEALALTDQIEANLLSAGYEVLVDDRNERAGVKFSDSDLIGLPIRVTVGKKAAEGIIEVKIKATGDTIEVHADNLLETLSILTK from the coding sequence ATGAAACAAAGTAAAATGCTTATTCCAACGCTGCGCGAAATGCCAAGCGATGCTCAGGTTATCAGCCATGCCCTTATGTTGCGGGCTGGCTATGTTCGCCAAGTTTCTGCGGGAGTATACTCTTATCTGCCACTGGCTAACCGTGTCATTGAAAAAGCTAAAAAAATCATGCGGGAAGAGTTTGATAAGATTGGTGCGGTTGAAATGCTGGCGCCTGCTCTGCTCAGTGCAGACCTCTGGCGCGAGTCAGGTCGTTACGAGACCTATGGTGAAGACCTCTACAAGCTGAAAAATCGCGAAAAATCAGACTTTATCCTAGGTCCTACACACGAAGAGACCTTCACTTCCATTGTCCGTGACTCTGTTAAATCTTACAAGCAATTGCCACTCAATCTCTATCAAATCCAACCTAAGTACCGCGATGAAAAGCGTCCGCGTAATGGCCTTCTTCGTACCCGTGAGTTTATCATGAAAGACGGTTATAGTTTCCATGCTAACTATGATAGTTTGGATGTAACTTATGATGAGTACAAATCTGCTTATGAGAAAATCTTCACTCGCAGTGAGCTAGATTTCAAAGCTATTATCGGTGACGGTGGCGCTATGGGTGGTAAGGATAGTCAGGAATTTATGGCTATCACGCCTGCTCGTACAGACCTTGACCGTTGGGTCGTTTTGGACAAGTCAGTTGCCTCATTTGATGAGATTCCTGCAGAAGTGCAAGAAGAAATCAAGGCAGAATTGCTTAAATGGATGGTTTCTGGTGAGGACACCATTGCCTACTCTAGCGAATCTAGCTATGCAGCTAACTTAGAAATGGCAACCAATGCTTACAAACCAAACAAAAAGGTAGTGACGGAAGCAGAGTTGGTGCGTGTAGAAACTCCTGACTGCAAGACCATTGATGAGGTAGCAGCTTTCCTACAAATTGATACAGAAGAAACAATCAAGACCTTGGTTTACATGGCTGATGACAAGCCTGTCGTAGCCCTCCTTGTCGGCAATGACCAGCTCAACGAAGTCAAGCTGAAAAACCACTTGGGTGCAGATTTCTTTGATGTGGCGAGTGAAGATCAAGTCCGTCAACTCTTGGGCGCAGGCTTTGGCTCACTAGGCCCAGTCAATCTGCCTGAAGGTGTGACTATTATCGCAGACCGTAGAGTCCAAGACCTTTCTAACGCTGTGGCAGGAGCCAATGAAGATGGCTACCACCTGACTGGTGTTAATCCAGGCCGTGACTTTAGCCCTGAGTATGTGGATATCCGCGAAGTTCGTGAAGGTGAAGTGTCTCCGGATGGTCAAGGTATCCTCAAGTTTGCCCGTGGGATTGAGATTGGGCATATCTTCAAGCTGGGAACTCGCTACTCTGACAGCATGAATGCCAATGTCTTGGATGAAAATGGCCGAGCAGTACCGATGATTATGGGTTGCTACGGTATCGGTGTCAGCCGTCTCCTCTCTGCTGTTATGGAGCAACACGCTCGCCTCTTTGTCAATAAAACTCCTAAGGGTGAATTCCGCTATGCTTGGGGCATCAACTTCCCGAAAGAGCTGGCACCATTTGATGTGCACTTGATTCCGGTCAATGTCAAGGACGAGGAAGCTCTGGCTCTGACTGATCAAATCGAGGCTAACTTGCTAAGTGCTGGTTATGAAGTCTTGGTGGATGACCGCAATGAGCGTGCTGGTGTTAAGTTCAGCGACAGCGATTTGATTGGTCTCCCAATCCGTGTGACAGTTGGTAAGAAAGCTGCAGAAGGCATCATCGAAGTCAAGATCAAAGCTACTGGCGATACCATTGAAGTCCACGCTGATAATTTGCTAGAAACCCTGTCGATTTTGACAAAATAA
- a CDS encoding phosphatidate cytidylyltransferase, translated as MSLDLQRRLLFGGIALAIFIPLVKMGGIPFQISVGLLAMLAVHELLKMKGLPTATLEGGLAMLAAFVLTLPLENYLKFLPVDGNVIAYGLVVFVLLGATVLGSSYSFEDAAYPIASSFYVGLGFNALIDARLVNVDKVLLALFIVWATDSGAYLVGTRYGRRKLLPKVSPNKTIEGSIGGILSAVLVSAIFMFIRPQVATPYSFVTMLLLTVVFSIAGQFGDLVESAIKRHFGVKDSGKFIPGHGGVLDRFDSLLFVFPLMHFFGLF; from the coding sequence ATGAGTTTAGATTTACAAAGACGTCTTCTTTTTGGAGGAATTGCACTAGCTATTTTTATTCCTTTAGTGAAGATGGGAGGGATTCCCTTCCAGATCAGCGTTGGCCTTCTAGCCATGCTGGCAGTACATGAATTGCTCAAGATGAAGGGGCTTCCGACAGCTACCTTAGAGGGTGGATTGGCTATGCTGGCAGCTTTTGTCTTAACCCTGCCACTTGAGAACTACCTAAAATTTTTACCTGTGGATGGCAATGTGATCGCTTATGGCTTGGTCGTTTTCGTCTTGCTAGGAGCGACTGTTTTAGGTTCCTCTTATAGCTTTGAAGATGCGGCTTATCCGATTGCTTCTAGTTTTTATGTTGGTCTAGGTTTTAATGCTTTGATCGATGCCCGTTTGGTGAATGTAGACAAGGTTTTGCTGGCCCTCTTTATCGTCTGGGCCACAGACAGTGGAGCCTATCTGGTCGGTACTCGCTACGGGCGGAGAAAATTATTGCCAAAAGTGTCACCAAATAAAACCATTGAAGGCAGTATTGGAGGAATTCTATCAGCCGTGCTGGTTTCTGCAATTTTTATGTTTATTCGTCCGCAAGTTGCCACTCCGTATAGCTTTGTGACCATGCTGCTCTTGACAGTTGTCTTTAGTATTGCTGGCCAATTCGGCGACTTGGTAGAGAGCGCCATCAAGCGTCACTTTGGTGTCAAAGACTCAGGGAAGTTTATTCCTGGTCACGGCGGCGTTTTGGATCGCTTTGATAGCTTGCTTTTTGTCTTTCCACTGATGCACTTCTTCGGCTTGTTCTAA
- a CDS encoding PH domain-containing protein, with product MMGLFSGLLGNASQKDIDKVEKELENILTPAENVELAFSLIRDLIVFTDKRLILVDKQGVTGKKTAYKSYPYRSISRFSVETAGHFDLDAELKIWVSSAEEPAETLTFRSDKSVIAIQKALVEAVLR from the coding sequence ATGATGGGATTATTCAGTGGTTTGTTGGGCAATGCTTCTCAGAAAGATATTGACAAGGTTGAAAAAGAGTTGGAGAATATTCTGACGCCAGCAGAAAATGTGGAGCTGGCTTTCAGTCTTATTCGCGACTTGATTGTCTTTACAGATAAGCGCTTGATTTTGGTGGACAAGCAGGGAGTGACAGGCAAGAAAACGGCTTATAAGTCCTATCCTTATCGCTCTATTTCTCGCTTTTCAGTGGAAACGGCTGGCCACTTTGACCTGGACGCTGAACTGAAAATCTGGGTTTCCAGTGCTGAGGAACCAGCTGAAACCTTGACTTTCCGAAGTGATAAAAGTGTCATTGCCATCCAAAAAGCGCTGGTAGAAGCAGTATTGAGATAA
- a CDS encoding PolC-type DNA polymerase III — translation MSNKFEILMHQLDMPLEMRNSEAFLNAEIEKVLVHKVSRVWEFHFSFANILPIEIFRELQKRLAQEFSKTGNQAIFEIHCSAPQVTDELLQAYYQLAFEEGPCASHGFKSLYQDLQVHLDGDKLLIEGASTIDTEHFRKNHLPNLSRQLVKYGFPHLTCQVQHSDELAQQQAENFQAENDKIIQAANEDALKAMESLQQMAPLPEEKPAYDFQARKAAAKPNLDKAEITPMIEVQTEENRLVFEGMVFDLEQKVTRTGRVLLNFKMTDYTSSFSLQKWMKNEEEAKKFDMIKKGAWLRVRGNVEMNNFTRDLTMNVQDVQEVTHYERKDLMPEGQKRVEFHAHTNMSTMDALPEVEEIVATAAKWGHKAVAITDHGNVQSFPHGYKAAKKAGIQLIYGMEANIVEDRVPIVYNEVDMELSDATYVVFDVETTGLSAVYNDLIQVAASKMHKGNIIAEFDEFINPGHPLSAFTTDLTGITDEHVRNAKPLEQVLKEFQEFCQDSVLVAHNATFDVGFMNVNYERHGLPKITQPVIDTLEFARNLYPEYKRHGLGPLTKRFQIALEHHHMANYDAEATGRLLFIFIKDVAEKHGVTNLKDLNTDLVDENSYKKARVKHATIYVKNQTGLKNIFKLVSLSNTKYFEGVPRIPRTVLDAHREGLILGSACSEGEVYDAVVSQGVDAAVEVAKYYDFIEVMPPAIYEPLIAKEQIKDQEELQTIIRNLIEVGDRLGKPVLATGNVHYIEPEEEIYREIIVRSLGQGAMINRTIGHGENAQPAPLPKAHFRTTNEMLDEFAFLGEDLAKKLVITNPNQLAETFEPVEVVKGDLYTPFIDKAEETVAELTYQKAFEIYGNPLPDIVDLRIEKELTSILGNGFAVIYLASQMLVQRSNERGYLVGSRGSVGSSFVATMIGITEVNPLSPHYVCGKCQYSEFITDGSYGSGFDMPDKDCPECGHKLSKNGQDIPFETFLGFDGDKVPDIDLNFSGEDQPSAHLDVRDIFGEEYAFRAGTVGTVAAKTAYGFVKGYERDYGKFYRDAEVERLAQGAAGVKRTTGQHPGGIVVIPNYMDVYDFTPVQYPADDVTAEWQTTHFNFHDIDENVLKLDVLGHDDPTMIRKLQDLSGIDPNDIPMDDAGVMALFSGTDILGVTQEQIGTPTGMLGIPEFGTNFVRGMVDETHPTTFAELLQLSGLSHGTDVWLGNAQDLIKQGIADLSTVIGCRDDIMVYLMHKGLDPKMAFTIMERVRKGLWLKISEEERNGYIAAMKENNVPEWYIESCGKIKYMFPKAHAAAYVMMALRVAYFKVHHPIYYYCAYFSIRAKAFDIKTMSGGLDAVKRRMNEIAEKRKNNEASNVEIDLYTTLEIVNEMLERGFKFGKLDLYKSHATEFLIEGDTLIPPFSAMDGLGDNVARQVVRAREEGEFLSKTELRKRGGLSSTLVEKMDDMGILGNMPEDNQLSLFDDFFKIKKGVFMKLTISAQDKPAQKVFDYQLDLDPDTILKMTALICGTVTAVSLLSLFKEK, via the coding sequence ATGTCAAACAAGTTTGAAATTTTAATGCATCAACTGGATATGCCACTGGAAATGAGAAATTCAGAGGCCTTTTTGAATGCAGAAATTGAGAAGGTTCTGGTCCACAAGGTTAGTCGGGTCTGGGAGTTTCATTTTTCTTTTGCGAATATTCTGCCTATTGAGATTTTTCGAGAATTGCAGAAGCGCTTAGCTCAAGAGTTTTCTAAGACGGGCAATCAAGCGATCTTTGAAATCCACTGTTCAGCTCCGCAAGTGACCGATGAGCTCTTGCAAGCTTATTACCAGCTGGCCTTTGAAGAGGGACCTTGTGCCAGCCATGGCTTTAAGAGTCTGTATCAGGATTTGCAGGTTCATTTGGATGGGGATAAGTTACTGATTGAGGGGGCTTCGACCATTGATACGGAGCATTTTCGGAAGAACCACCTGCCCAACCTCAGTCGCCAGCTGGTCAAGTACGGCTTTCCTCATCTGACCTGTCAGGTCCAGCACAGCGATGAGCTGGCCCAGCAGCAAGCGGAGAATTTCCAAGCGGAGAATGACAAGATTATTCAGGCGGCCAATGAAGATGCGCTCAAGGCCATGGAATCTCTCCAGCAGATGGCACCGCTGCCAGAGGAAAAACCAGCCTACGATTTTCAAGCCCGCAAGGCTGCAGCAAAGCCAAATCTAGACAAGGCAGAAATTACCCCGATGATTGAAGTTCAGACTGAGGAAAACCGTCTGGTCTTTGAGGGAATGGTCTTTGACCTAGAGCAGAAAGTTACTCGAACCGGCCGGGTCTTGCTCAACTTCAAGATGACAGATTATACTTCCAGCTTCTCCTTGCAGAAATGGATGAAAAACGAAGAAGAAGCCAAGAAGTTTGACATGATTAAGAAAGGCGCCTGGCTGCGCGTGCGCGGAAATGTGGAGATGAACAACTTCACCCGCGACCTGACCATGAATGTGCAGGATGTCCAGGAAGTTACCCACTATGAGCGCAAGGACTTGATGCCTGAGGGGCAGAAGCGGGTTGAGTTTCACGCCCATACCAATATGTCTACGATGGATGCCCTGCCTGAGGTGGAGGAAATCGTGGCAACGGCAGCTAAGTGGGGCCACAAGGCTGTCGCCATTACTGACCATGGCAATGTGCAGAGCTTTCCCCATGGCTACAAAGCTGCCAAGAAGGCTGGCATTCAGCTGATTTATGGTATGGAGGCCAATATTGTCGAAGACCGGGTGCCTATTGTCTACAATGAAGTGGACATGGAGCTGAGTGATGCGACCTATGTGGTCTTTGACGTGGAGACGACGGGACTTTCAGCTGTTTACAATGACCTGATTCAGGTCGCTGCTAGCAAGATGCACAAGGGCAATATCATTGCTGAGTTTGATGAGTTTATCAATCCGGGGCATCCTCTTTCGGCCTTTACGACGGATCTAACCGGGATTACAGATGAGCATGTTCGCAATGCCAAGCCACTGGAGCAGGTGCTGAAAGAGTTTCAGGAATTTTGTCAGGACAGTGTCCTCGTTGCCCATAATGCCACCTTTGACGTGGGCTTTATGAATGTCAACTATGAGCGTCATGGCCTGCCCAAAATTACCCAGCCTGTCATTGACACGCTGGAATTTGCCCGCAACCTCTATCCAGAGTACAAGCGTCATGGTCTGGGGCCTTTGACCAAGCGTTTCCAGATTGCTCTGGAGCATCATCACATGGCCAACTATGACGCGGAAGCGACGGGCCGCCTCCTCTTTATCTTTATCAAGGATGTGGCTGAAAAGCATGGTGTGACCAATCTCAAGGATTTGAATACGGATCTGGTCGATGAGAATTCTTATAAGAAGGCTCGGGTCAAGCATGCGACCATCTATGTGAAAAATCAGACGGGGCTCAAGAATATTTTCAAGCTAGTCAGCCTGTCCAATACTAAGTATTTTGAAGGTGTCCCTCGGATTCCACGGACCGTGCTGGATGCCCATCGTGAAGGCCTGATTCTGGGTTCAGCCTGCTCAGAAGGCGAAGTCTATGATGCTGTTGTCTCCCAGGGGGTGGATGCGGCTGTCGAAGTAGCCAAGTATTATGACTTTATCGAGGTCATGCCGCCGGCTATCTATGAACCGCTGATTGCCAAGGAGCAGATCAAGGACCAAGAAGAACTGCAGACCATTATTCGCAATCTGATTGAGGTCGGCGATCGCTTGGGCAAGCCTGTCCTTGCGACGGGGAATGTCCACTATATCGAGCCGGAAGAAGAAATCTATCGGGAGATTATCGTCCGAAGTCTCGGTCAGGGAGCCATGATTAACCGTACCATTGGTCACGGTGAAAATGCCCAGCCGGCTCCGCTTCCTAAGGCTCACTTCCGAACCACCAATGAGATGCTGGACGAATTTGCATTCTTGGGTGAGGACTTGGCTAAGAAGCTGGTTATCACCAATCCGAATCAGCTGGCGGAGACCTTTGAGCCGGTAGAGGTGGTCAAGGGCGATCTCTATACGCCTTTCATTGACAAGGCTGAGGAGACAGTTGCCGAGCTGACCTATCAAAAAGCCTTTGAGATTTATGGCAATCCGCTGCCAGATATCGTGGACTTGCGAATTGAAAAAGAGCTGACCTCCATCTTGGGGAATGGTTTTGCCGTGATTTATCTAGCTTCGCAGATGTTGGTGCAACGCTCTAACGAGCGGGGCTATCTGGTAGGTTCACGGGGGTCTGTCGGATCCAGCTTTGTCGCGACCATGATTGGAATTACCGAGGTTAATCCCCTGTCGCCCCACTATGTCTGTGGCAAATGCCAATACAGCGAGTTTATCACGGATGGATCCTATGGTTCTGGCTTTGATATGCCTGATAAGGACTGTCCAGAGTGCGGTCACAAGCTGAGTAAAAATGGTCAGGATATTCCATTTGAGACCTTCCTTGGATTTGACGGGGACAAGGTACCTGATATTGACTTGAACTTCTCCGGAGAGGATCAGCCAAGTGCCCACTTGGATGTCCGTGATATTTTTGGAGAAGAATATGCCTTCCGGGCTGGTACCGTTGGTACCGTTGCGGCTAAGACGGCCTATGGATTTGTCAAGGGCTACGAGCGCGACTACGGGAAGTTCTACCGAGACGCAGAAGTTGAGCGTCTGGCGCAGGGAGCTGCCGGAGTCAAGCGGACAACTGGACAACACCCGGGTGGAATCGTTGTTATCCCTAACTACATGGATGTTTATGACTTTACACCGGTCCAATATCCAGCTGACGATGTGACGGCCGAGTGGCAAACCACCCACTTTAACTTCCATGATATCGATGAAAATGTCCTCAAGCTAGACGTTCTGGGACACGATGATCCGACCATGATTCGGAAGCTTCAGGACTTGTCTGGCATTGATCCTAATGATATTCCTATGGATGACGCTGGCGTCATGGCCCTCTTTTCTGGAACAGACATTTTGGGTGTGACTCAGGAGCAAATCGGCACGCCGACTGGTATGCTGGGAATTCCGGAGTTTGGGACTAATTTTGTACGGGGCATGGTTGATGAGACCCATCCGACAACCTTTGCCGAGCTCTTACAGCTGTCTGGTCTCTCTCATGGTACGGACGTTTGGCTGGGCAATGCTCAGGACTTGATCAAGCAAGGGATTGCTGACCTATCCACCGTTATCGGTTGTCGGGACGACATCATGGTTTACCTTATGCACAAGGGCTTGGATCCTAAAATGGCCTTTACGATCATGGAGCGCGTGCGGAAGGGCCTCTGGCTGAAGATTTCTGAAGAAGAGCGCAATGGCTACATCGCAGCCATGAAGGAAAACAATGTGCCAGAATGGTACATCGAGTCCTGTGGAAAAATCAAGTACATGTTCCCCAAGGCCCATGCGGCAGCCTATGTTATGATGGCCCTGCGGGTGGCCTACTTCAAGGTGCATCATCCGATTTATTACTACTGTGCTTATTTCTCTATCCGAGCTAAAGCCTTTGATATCAAGACCATGAGTGGCGGACTTGATGCCGTCAAACGCCGGATGAACGAAATCGCTGAAAAGCGCAAGAACAACGAAGCCTCCAATGTAGAAATTGACCTTTATACGACCTTGGAAATCGTCAATGAAATGCTAGAGCGGGGCTTCAAATTCGGAAAGCTGGATCTCTACAAGAGCCACGCGACTGAGTTTCTCATCGAAGGAGATACTCTTATCCCACCATTCTCTGCTATGGACGGTCTGGGGGACAACGTTGCCCGACAAGTGGTCAGAGCGCGCGAAGAAGGCGAATTCCTTTCTAAGACAGAGCTCCGCAAACGTGGCGGCCTCTCTAGCACCCTAGTCGAAAAAATGGACGACATGGGCATCCTAGGCAATATGCCTGAGGATAACCAGTTGAGTCTGTTTGATGATTTTTTTAAAATAAAGAAAGGTGTTTTTATGAAATTGACCATTTCCGCTCAGGATAAGCCTGCGCAAAAGGTGTTTGATTACCAGCTGGATCTTGACCCAGATACGATTTTGAAAATGACCGCTTTGATTTGCGGTACGGTGACAGCGGTTAGCCTGCTGTCCTTGTTTAAAGAGAAATAA